A region of the Channa argus isolate prfri chromosome 14, Channa argus male v1.0, whole genome shotgun sequence genome:
CACTGTCACTTAGGAGTATTTTCAGGTGCATTCTTAAGTTTGGCACAGGTGAATATCTCTGTCATGACTTGAGCAGGAGAGCTTTCAGGGTTTTCCGTCACTTGTTGGAACAGCACATGTAGTATTGCTGTGGGAGAGTTGAGCGAGACCCCATAGAAACACTGGGGATTATCTCTGGAGGAGGTTTTTCTTTCGAGCAGGTCAGACAACTGAAGATTTAAATGATCTACTTACACGTGGCAGTTTATATTCTGCTCATACTATTAAAAAATCAaccgagtttttttttttttttttaaatatggaaaCTCCAGATAAATTAAATAGGAGCTGAATCTGAGAGTATTTGTGTTAGATTTCTGTGAAACAGCAGCTTTTTTCTCAAGCTTGTCTGGCTGCTTTAGGCCTCAGCGTGTCTCTGTGTATGCGCATGTGATATTTTGGGTGCAAGCACTAACAGTACATCagcatgttaaaatgtctttattcagCGTTCAACTTTTGACAGATTtggatttactgtatttattaatacatttgctTATAATTTCTTTGTCTGGACAAGTATTGGGCTTTGGGAGACTAGACTCGGTTTTCAAATTGGGCACCTTTTAACCTGACATAAAAAGTCTGGAAAGACCTATTTATGTATCAGaatagaaaattatttttgtagatttcattttttggctttttcttaACACTGTTTGCTTTCAACAGAGAATTAACATCAGTGGCTGAACTGAGatcatgtttttccttttttctaatGCAGATCTGGGCATGATGCACGTGTTGAAGTGTTAGGtgtcgattttttttttcatcaaacacCTGGCAACTGTCTAAATTCCAAAATCTTTTTGGAATAAGTTCTACTCACTATTACAGTTGCAAAGTACACTCACCAACTCATCTcatacaatccaatacaacagctctgccatgaattctacttttataaggttttgatttcttagtttttaagtcaacactttcagaaaagtgataattctacaaTGTGGTTTTATAGAGGTCATAGTTGGTGATGGAGTTGTACTGGGGTGCAACAAATTAAGAGGTGGATCTAAAATTGTGGCCACCACCTTTTAATATAATGCTCCACCACCCACCAGGTGGGTGGAAATTATAACCTCACCAGAGTAGAACTCATGTCAGAACTGCTGCTGTAGATTGCATTGGATTGTACAGATGTGGCTAATGAAGTAGCCAGTAAGTGTACACCCAAACATCTCTGGGGCTGTGGGGTgtcccccccccgcccccccaaaTCTATAGGACTTCCAGTGCCTGTGCACAGTTTTAGATGTATTATGTTAGACTGGACTGCACTGTATTAGGTGGGTGGCAGGTTCAAATGTACAGTTTGCATCATTGAAACCCCAGATCAACATTTATGTAGCTACCTCCTCCTTACTGAGCAGATTTTCCTTTTGAGCACTAAGTATGAACGGTTTGTTTCTGTCTGAACAGAGCAATTGTTGCAGCATATGGTCAAATATTTTGATGCGTCTGTGTGTCCTCTATAACTGTTGATGAAAGCATGAGTTGTCTCCTATATAATGAAAACTAAACATTACTGGTAAACTGAAGATACTGCTGAGGACTCTTAAATGTTGCTAAATGTCAGATGAGTCTGCTCTTGGTTAGGTTTCCTAAAAGCAATTGAGGTTTAATTGATCTTTGCTCCAGCCACTAAGGCTTTTCTGTAAATGAGTGTAACATTGGGGGAAATTATTCCCCCAGTTATCCAGTCCAGTTGTTGGTTTTACAAGAACAAAATCAGTAATTTACTGAGGAAAATCGAGCCTAGACTTTGGTGCTAAGCTCCGTTTGGAAAGCTTTGCCTCAATTCTTGTTTAATCGGTGTGAACTTCCTAAGAAGAGCACATCTATGTTAAGAGCTCAAAGGTGGTAAGCACATAATAGCCACTACTACAAAGATAAATGTTGGTGTTTTTAATAGGAAGTGTCTTAATCTTGTATTATTTCACTGTTTGgagttgattttgttttatgtccTGGAtgtagaggaagagcaaagaggaaaaatgtattaaacattttgGCCAAAGTGGTTTTTGACCAATCATTGTGTCCTGTGCTTTTTATGTAACTGCTCAGGTTTTTCCTGGATTTATCATTTACCCAATTAAATTTAGGGAGTTCAATTAAAAGGTCTTGACGAATTTAAGTTTTTCCAGACAGTATGTCAAAAAAAGAACAGGATGAAAGACAGACAAAGCTGTGCAGCAACCAATATTATCCTCAAATTCATTGTTACTCCATCTACACCCTCAATTCAGTCAGCAGCAGGAGGAAATACTCAAACAATAGAACTTGCGTcaaaatatcaaacacacaGGGTGAAGGGGGGTTGGTTACATAGTCTGATTTTATTGGACAGAATGATCACCAGGGCCACAAACATGAAGAAGCAGACAGTGACAAGGCAAACACCAGGGGGAGACCTCACCAAGCCGTAAACACTTTCAGAGCCTGATTTGAGTTGAAATATTGTGACAGAGTTGATGTAAGAGCTTAACGTTTAGGAAACGTGAGTCACAACTCCCAGTAAAAATGATGATTAAACCTCAAAACTGTCTGGTATGTTCCCTTGTGTTCTTAGCTTTACTTTGACTTTACTCTCTGAAAATGCTGGTAAAAGTAGTAGTGGAATATGATGGGACAGAAACACTATACAAAACAACTCAGTAAGTGTGAATTCTTTCCCAACCACCAGTAAGAGACTTAAGTTGACAAACACTCTTCCTTTCTATTAAGTGGCAGAGAAAGTATTAAGTTCTCAAACAACCATTCTCAAAAACACAGATCAAATATAAATCTGTTCAcaatacagacagacaatgCATCTCAGCATGAAGGGTAGACTACTGCGACTCAAGTTCTACAGAACCTAAATCAGGATTCATTATAAACCACCACAGCTACAAGGGATAACTCTAGAACATCTAAAGTAACTGGAGAGTAGGTAGTGTAACAGTAACACTGAATAAACAACAGAGCAACCCTTATAGACACCAAAGGTGCTTCCTGTCCTCTCCCCCTGGTCCCCTCCTGCATCACTTGTCTTACTCTTTCAGACACCAGTTGGTTTACAGGTTTACTCATCACTACGAGATACATACGATACAATGGTTCACATTTTGCATATATCTGTGCATTATACcatattgactttttttaacGATGTAAATTCAGTCTCCAACAACTAGTTAGGAAGGGAACAGGGTTGTGGAAGTGTTATGAGAAAAGCTATAAGGACTgaagggagaagaaaaaaatcttaacaGGACAGATAAAGTGGTCAGTTCGCTGCCCGGGGGAGTTTAAATTTAGCAGCGTGTTTCATAGATGCCCGAGCGGCCGATGTACCGCACCCATTTGATGACATCGTGGTCACTGTAGTTGAGCTTGGACTCAAATACCTTCAAGTAGCGCACCTTCAGACCAGACGGTGCAAAAGGAACCTGCAGAGATGAGGGAAGAAAATGTTTAGGTGTGTCGGGGCATGTTGTGTGCTGTAGGCTGCTGGTTCTTACTTGGGAGTGTGAAAAACTAAGCCAGCTCTGACCAGGAACCATGTACACAAACACTGGCAGTTTGTGATTTGCGTGTGATACTGGGATTAAATTTACCTCACGGTCCATTTATTTCGCTGCCAGCAGTGTACAAGTTCAAGTAAGTTCTGTTCAGCCGTGTCTTTAGCAAACAGAATAcctcaataaaacaaatgtatcatAGCTGATTTGTCTGCAATTTAACAAACCAATTTAACATGTGCACTCGATTTAGGACAATCTTAAGCACGTCTTTAGATCAGTGAGGTAGTTAGAACAAGCTGTCTCACATTTTACCTGAAGCCTGAACTGTgatatgacagtgtgtgtgtgtgtgtgtgtgtgtgtgtcactgacaGGAAGGCAGTGAACTATTCAAATTTTAATGTATTCTGACCTCAAAGTTCATAGAGATGGGAGGCCTGGCCCATTTTTTCTTATCGTTGGTGGGCAGCAGCTCAATCTCGGCACTGATCTGAGACTCCTTCATCCCAGCCATGCGTTTGATCCtacaaaacaagcacacacaaccAGTCTCATAAAAGGTTTCATAAACAGAATGCCTAATTacaaacatgcatacatacaaGTACATAAGATTCAAATATCCGGAggacaaagtgtgtgtataaCAAAATTACGAGGCAAGTGAGAAGAAATAATTAACTTGGCTTATAAAAAGAAGTGCTCATGTTTCAcgaatacacaaacacagccgCTACTCACTTCCAGACGATGGCGTTCTCACTGGCCTTGTACTTGGCTTTTCCCTTCATACAAATCACCTGCACACCACTGGTGTTTAGAGGCGTTGGGATACGCACCTGCAGATATGATGGAAATATGCAAACACTTTAATGTTGAAGTGCATATCAAACTTATAACAAATTGGCAAAAGGATGTTCTAAAATGTCTGATATTGTTCTGGACATTTTCAATCTGTTGTGCTGTAATGTGAAGAAAATGACCTCGTTTGTAATTTGCTCACCTCGATCTTCTGAGCCAGCAGTGAGGGTTTGAAATTGGACTTGATGACCACCTTAACCTCCAGTTTAGTGCGACCCACCTCCCTGACCAGAGGAATTACTCGGAACGGCAGAATAATGTCTTTAGTGGTGCGATACCTGCACGAAGGAGAGTGACAAAAACCTGTAGTCTTATTTGAATTTGATCATTTATAAAGCTTTCCACAACTTCAATCTACTGACCTCATGAGCTCATACTCTCCATCAGGGGGAATAAAGCTGATGCTACGCTCTGAGTCAAACTTGCTGAGGCGCACACACTGGTGGAAAGTGCAGTCATCGATGGCAATGGACTGCTTCCCGCTgtcaggagaaaaaaacacatcagataGAGACATAAGTGGAGCATTAGGCCAATATATAAATCttaatcaaatgttaaaaagcatCATCATCCCCCAAAGCTCGAAAATAATGCCCTCCCTCAATTCATATCCgcattaacaaaaaaaagatcaacataCAAGTACATGTAAGGACACATCTGCTAGTGCTAAGATGTGAAACTAGTTGAGGTTAATGATGCTATTCggcaaataaattacaatattggTTAGGTGTTTGGGGTAAAGGTTGAAAAGTCAAGCAGGGACATGtagaataacaaaataattgacCATTTTATGGCCAAGAGGGAAACAACCACCAGGCAAAACAATGAGAACTTAACAAGGCATTTTTGATTTGGGTTGAGTGTGTAGGGGGCAACAGCACATGAGATGtacatatttttaatgtgctAAAGGGCTTAGACAAgacaggggtgtgtgtgtgtgttgaggtaGCAGAGGGTGAGGACACTTGTCAGTACAGTACCTTCCTCCCCCTAAATCACTGAGGTACAGCACatagaaaaagagagggaaagaaaggagagatGCATCCAAaggaaagaaagtaaaaatacaaatgtacaacCTGTCTTGTTTAACAACAAGACAGCACAGAAAAGCAGACAGGGGGCCCACAGACAAGGTGGCCTCATTTTAACTCAATGAATTTCCTTGTCTGCGTTTTATAGgccaaattaataaaaagaagaaactgaAGCTCAATTTTTTAAAGAGTGGCCTCACTTGTCAAAAGATTGTCGACTTGATCAAAGCGTGCTTTGTGCACTGTCTCACCTCTTCCCTGCATCATCAGATGCTCCTCCCTTGCCCTGCTTGTCAATAACAATCTTGTCGTTCATGCCAAATTTACACTCGGGCATCCCACTCAGATAGCTCTTCATCACTACTCGGCCTGACACATGGGCGCTCAGGACCTGGCCTGGacagaaatgggaaaaaatgatgatgatgaattaaGTCTAAAATTGGCCAGACCACAAAATACATAAACcgattttttcacattttgtgcaGCTTAATTCTGTAACCTACaaaccaaaagtaaaatgaGGAGGAAAGATACTATCAAAAATGTTCAAGATACAGGAGATAACTATGTGTAAACTTCCTCATCTGCTGAGTAAGGTGTGTGTAAGATGTGCTCAAAAGCCCCAGAACAATCCATAAACCTGTGAATCTGTTTTGCTGAAGTCAACAATGAACTCAAATTCAATCCTGGAAATCTAAAATAACtaagggaaaaaacacaaataaataaaaatgaaaacacccaTCGGCTGAGGAAGAATGTTGATCAATGTTGACTACTGGTTGGACTAATTATTGGTCGAGGTGGTGTCAACTATACCTTTATAAACTGGTTAGCACATAAAACAGACCTTGTGGTGACATGAGCAGGTTGACGCTCTCCAGTACGTCCAGGAAAAGCTCATTGCGTCGATACTTGATGCCTTCTCGACGCCAGCCAATCTGGCCGGTCACCTGGCTGGTGATCTGAGACTGCTCCTCTTTTGTCTGGGGGACAGGGAGAGAAACCATTTTACTGCTGCTaaaaagaagagatggaaaactgacaaaaaaggaaattattaaaaaaaaaaaaaaaaaaaaaaggttgaggTGAATGGGAACCATTAGCAATACAGAGGTggggattaaaaaaatatacttaTTACTTATATTAACATTACTGAGCTAATATTGCAACAAGCCATTTATTACCTGGTGCTGATTTATGATGTGTCCATGACCGCAGATGGGAGAAAAgatcagagaaaaaaacaaatgcatatttagaaatgtttaattattcCCACAAACAAGTCATAACATTGGAAGCATTTGTGAATCCAGTATGTTCCTGCATAAATATATaggaacatacacacacacacacacacaccagaggaGGTTCAGATTCAAATTTGTAAGTCAATTTCAATAATGTTTGCTGCCTGCATCACTTTTTGCTTCTATATTATTTACATAATGTCCAGCTGAGACTAGTGAAACCAACTAGATATATTTCAATTCAAACAGTCTAAGCTTAGCGAAGGGGTTTATTGCATGACTGTTATCTTAAGCCACGTACACGTTCTATCaacaaacatttcatcataAGGTGAAAGTGTAAACTCACTGACCTGTCCCTTAATGCCCTGCTGGGTGATGAATGTCTTCAGAGCTCCTGTCTCTGAGTTCTGGGGGTAACCAAAGTCCAGGATCTCTGCATGAAccaacagcaaacagaaatataaataaccTATAGCGAAGATAGGTGAGAGGAAGAACTAGGAAACCACTAGAACTAGAACGATCCACCACTGACAGA
Encoded here:
- the LOC137098812 gene encoding AP-2 complex subunit mu-A-like codes for the protein MIGGLFIYNHKGEVLISRVYRDDIGRNAVDAFRVNVIHARQQVRSPVTNIARTSFFHVKRSNIWLAAVTKQNVNAAMVFEFLYKMCDVMTAYFGKISEENIKNNFVLIYELLDEILDFGYPQNSETGALKTFITQQGIKGQHQTKEEQSQITSQVTGQIGWRREGIKYRRNELFLDVLESVNLLMSPQGQVLSAHVSGRVVMKSYLSGMPECKFGMNDKIVIDKQGKGGASDDAGKSDLGGGSGKQSIAIDDCTFHQCVRLSKFDSERSISFIPPDGEYELMRYRTTKDIILPFRVIPLVREVGRTKLEVKVVIKSNFKPSLLAQKIEVRIPTPLNTSGVQVICMKGKAKYKASENAIVWKIKRMAGMKESQISAEIELLPTNDKKKWARPPISMNFEVPFAPSGLKVRYLKVFESKLNYSDHDVIKWVRYIGRSGIYETRC